The window TGCTAACTGACATATCAAAGGACAGTGTCCTCACAGCCTCTGTGGAATTCCTGTCCCACAGTctgaacacacataaacatggtATTTAACCAGCTTCCACATGATGGTGGTTATTGTCATGATTCCATCTTAAGTGACATACTACCCTCCTGTATTCACAGGCCACATTACTCAGGGAAATGATCATGCAAATTCAAAACCAAATGTCTGAGGGTGTTCAAAGCTCTTTCAAAACTAGAACAATGGACTTCAGGATACGCACACTatagccacaaacacacactgtgttttccATCTTGTGTACAGATTTCAATACAATAAAACCTGACTTGCCATGATGGCTAGGAGGTTAATACCTCTAGGGGTACAATACTGACCTTACAGTTTTATCATCGGCAGCTGAGAGGATCTGCTTGTCGTTGTTGCACCATAGAGCTTTCTTGATGGCAGAGGTGTGGCCAGGTATCTCCTGAGGCTCTGGGGGACATGCAAACGCATCCAAGAACGAGTGTATAGTAAATAAGGCAAAGTGTTTAAATGTAAACAGACAGCTGCATCGACACTGACCTGCTTCAGGTTTGCTGAGGTCATAGATGCGTATCAGCTTGTCGTTTCCTCCTGTCAACAGGTGGTTGCTGTCCTGTCCTCACAgacaggacgagagagaggTTGATGGATGAGTTGCTTGCCCGTCAGATCCATTTAAAAGTAGCCATGACAGTAAATTCGATATTACCTGAGTAAAATTCACAGACTTGACAATGTGCTTGTGTGCCAATGTGAGGACATCTTCTCCAGTCACTGCATCCCACACCTTTCTGGAGTAAGGAACGCCACAGTtagtcacagccatgtacgtggCCACATTCCACATGTACTTTTTcatatgtacatttacatttagcagacgctcttatccagagcgacttacagtaagtacagggacattccccagaggcaagtagggtgaagtgccttgcccaaggacaccatAATTTTGGCGgctaggaatcgaaccagcaaccttctgattaatagcccgattccctaaccgttcagccatctgacctcatATCTGATCCAATAACCTCAGTTCATTAATCTTCCATTTTCATCTCAGCGAACAGAAAATAGGGAGTAGGGCTGGGAAAGTATGTTTAATAGTCTACCAAGAAGACCAGTGTAACTCGAGCAGCTGTGTTTCCGTCCTGTGTCCATACTCACGCAGTGAAGTCAGCAGCAGCTGTGGCTGCTTTGGTGGCTTCTGTGTTCAGAGTGGCACCCCAGACAGCACCTTTGTGACCCAGGAACGTTCCGATCCAgtcccctgtgtctccctggCGCAACATGGGTTTACCATCTTGGAGGTTGGGACAAAAGTCAGAGGAGCAAAGTTGACCGAGGTTAGTTGGGTGACATATACAGCCAGTTATCTCCCAGGACATATGAGCATACGGATGAAACGTGTTCCAACTCATGAAATATGAGGATGGACAATAACATGAGCTTGCCTTACATGACGGTTGAGACATTTAGTCATGGCCTTAATGACGTAGTGGAGTGAACTTCCTTACCTTTGCAGGCACTGATGAGAAAATACCCATAAGCAGTTATACCACTGAAGGCAAGATCCACAACAGGTCTGGTGTGGCCTGAGCAAGTCAGTGGCGTTTGCCTCATCGCCATGCTTTGCTGGCTAAGGAATAACGAAAACAACTGCTAGAAGTTAACTGACAGAAAttcagctagctacctagctaaacGTGTATAGAATAAGaaagctagctttagttagctacAATAGTAGCACGTTAAAGCAGTAAAACACAAAGTATGTGGATATATCACTGTGCAAGGTTATGAAAATATGCGTCAAGCTAAGTTAGCTTTCTAGCTAGCTAAGGCTTGATGTTTTAGTGAAGGTAAAATTATCTCACTCCCATCGAGGGTGTGCTAATAGCTACAATATTGCAACTAGCTAGCAACGTGAAGTCAGCAAAGTACCCGTAAAATCATAAACAGTCACCCAGTTCTACAGCTGAAGCGCTTCCGGTGTCAATGAATTCAGCTATTTCTCCTTCAAAATAAAGGCAGCTCTAGCCTATCCATTTTCAGATTCGAGTGTCTTTTGATTCAATTTAGTGCTCGATCCCTTGACCAATATTCATATATGTACTTTgctcattaataataataatttacttTACAATGTGTTTGTGACTGGTCTTAAGTTCATTACTGTACTAgtttatatataatttaaaacatTATTATCGTACGACTACTTAGGATTAAACCGTATTTGTGATAATGGCAAATGAAGATTTCCCTTTGATCGATTAGTATTCACATGACACAGCTGCTCTAAGTCAAAACTGTTGGTCTATCTCAgctttaaataaaaaaagattactGACGTCGACATGAATACGTCGATGGGAAGTGTGTCTAAGGGTGTTTGGTTTGGCTTAAACCTGGAAGTAACCTTCCCCATGACTTACTAAAATCATGAAGGACTGAGTGAAAAGGTCGCCGCTCCAGCACCGCAGGGACGTATCTATGTAGTAAACGAGCGGCATTTATGAGTCACACGATTTACCAGAATGCTTTGCGAATCTGATCTTTTTCTGGGTGGGATTTTGTGAGAGGCGTTGCCGCATATCTAGACTTTTTATCCTTGCACCCAAGCTGGACTTCATACATACGCATTTACTGCCATACTGTAACCACCTTGGTGAACAACTGTAATTTTCAATATGGCCAACTACATCCATGTACCCGACGAGGCTCCCGCCGTACCCAAAATAGATGTAACATTAGACGAAAACGATTACAGATCTGGCGCATTGAGACTCGTCAAAGAACTGagaccgaattggaaaccatctgAGGTCAAGATGAAGGTACTGGCCTCACAATATattgtgtttgtttactgtAGAACCTTTCTTTTACCTTGACGGTAAATTGCAGTTGTCGGCGTCATGTGTAGTATATGTTTCCTAGCTCCATTTACATAATCCGGGTGATGCGCCTTTTTAAATAGGAGCTGCGTCAACGCTTTGCTGCTTCTTTGCGTGGTTTTAACAGGATGAATGGACGAAGCGAAAAATATATAGGCCGGTTTACTGAGGCAGGCTGGCTGTCAAGGTTTTATCCAtcaaaaacaaacaatgacaaataTTAGGATCAGGAGGTGCAAACGGTACTTATACAGTTATTAGTAGGCCTATTCATCATTATTTAGATTCTTCATATCtccaaataggcctacattttctttttctttttacgTGTGTCAAATAGACCTATCATAAACAcgacatatatatttttcttgcTAGAATCTTCCGGTGATGGTGGGGGATTGACATTTTGATAATGAATAGACAGTACAGTGCTTCACTGCCCGCCCACAAATCCAAGACAAAAAGAAATCGCCACAATGCAAGATCTTCTAGGAATGAGGGTGGATATATAGCTTTTGGTTCGGTTATGAATTAGTCGTAATGTTGTCTAGCATGACACTAGGAAACGTTGAACAGGGAGTGGTTtttaaaatggtatacatttctcgAAGTTTCTGTAAAGGGATCGTGgaatgttctagatgtttcccagtTGATCTGGTGTGGTCTGTGGAAATATCACTGAGATTCAAGAGAAGTGCTTCCGTCTAAGCTGCTGCTATGAAACACTGAGAAACACAAATAGTACAGTAGACCACCTCATACCAATATTTGCTTCTGTCCTATGACCCTGCCAACCAACCATGTGAACATCTGGGAGGCACTCACAAACCTACTCTGCAGGTTTAACTACTGAATGTAAATAAACAAGTGTGTCAAGCTAACTAAGGGGGTGGTACAAAGGATGATGTAAGAaattccttctccctctcaaaACCAAAACAGAATGGGAAGAGTGGTTCCCTTGACAGTCACAGATCGGGGGGTGTGGTTCCTCTCGGTAAACACAGTAAAATACCCCTTCCACACCACGCCCCCTTCCCACCTCTCTGGTTGTGGGCCTATCCTTCAATTCTAAGAAAATTAGCACTCAGCACATGCCTGCCGTAGCTTGCTACAGCAAAATAAAATTCCTTGCGTGCTTCTGGTCCCTAGTCAATCCCTGATAGTGTACACGATTAGTGTTGGAATGCCCGGCCCCTCTCAAATGTTTCCACTCTCATTTAGGGGTAACAATTCTGTCTAAACCCCTCTCAGACAATCCCTCATCTGTATAGCCACATCCATGCGTATCTCTTTTGTCCTCGATCCTCATCCAAAACACGAGGCAGAT of the Osmerus mordax isolate fOsmMor3 chromosome 17, fOsmMor3.pri, whole genome shotgun sequence genome contains:
- the strap gene encoding serine-threonine kinase receptor-associated protein isoform X5, giving the protein MILRLFSLFLSQQSMAMRQTPLTCSGHTRPVVDLAFSGITAYGYFLISACKDGKPMLRQGDTGDWIGTFLGHKGAVWGATLNTEATKAATAAADFTAKVWDAVTGEDVLTLAHKHIVKSVNFTQDSNHLLTGGNDKLIRIYDLSKPEAEPQEIPGHTSAIKKALWCNNDKQILSAADDKTVRLWDRNSTEAVRTLSFDMSVSSMEYIPDGEVLVITYGKTIAFYNALSLDLIKTVDAPASIHSASLHPDKEFFVAGGDDFKLYKFDYSTKEELESYKGHFGPVHCVRFSPDGELYASGSEDGTLRLWQTAVGKTYGLWKCILPEELASEISETPYCTAPEIKA
- the strap gene encoding serine-threonine kinase receptor-associated protein isoform X1 — translated: MILRLFSLFLSQQSMAMRQTPLTCSGHTRPVVDLAFSGITAYGYFLISACKDGKPMLRQGDTGDWIGTFLGHKGAVWGATLNTEATKAATAAADFTAKVWDAVTGEDVLTLAHKHIVKSVNFTQDSNHLLTGGNDKLIRIYDLSKPEAEPQEIPGHTSAIKKALWCNNDKQILSAADDKTVRLWDRNSTEAVRTLSFDMSVSSMEYIPDGEVLVITYGKTIAFYNALSLDLIKTVDAPASIHSASLHPDKEFFVAGGDDFKLYKFDYSTKEELGKNVGLAGLSQPIVESYKGHFGPVHCVRFSPDGELYASGSEDGTLRLWQTAVGKTYGLWKCILPAEELASEISETPYCTAPEIKA
- the strap gene encoding serine-threonine kinase receptor-associated protein isoform X2 — its product is MILRLFSLFLSQQSMAMRQTPLTCSGHTRPVVDLAFSGITAYGYFLISACKDGKPMLRQGDTGDWIGTFLGHKGAVWGATLNTEATKAATAAADFTAKVWDAVTGEDVLTLAHKHIVKSVNFTQDSNHLLTGGNDKLIRIYDLSKPEAEPQEIPGHTSAIKKALWCNNDKQILSAADDKTVRLWDRNSTEAVRTLSFDMSVSSMEYIPDGEVLVITYGKTIAFYNALSLDLIKTVDAPASIHSASLHPDKEFFVAGGDDFKLYKFDYSTKEELGKNVGLAGLSQPIVESYKGHFGPVHCVRFSPDGELYASGSEDGTLRLWQTAVGKTYGLWKCILPEELASEISETPYCTAPEIKA
- the strap gene encoding serine-threonine kinase receptor-associated protein isoform X3; this encodes MILRLFSLFLSQQSMAMRQTPLTCSGHTRPVVDLAFSGITAYGYFLISACKDGKPMLRQGDTGDWIGTFLGHKGAVWGATLNTEATKAATAAADFTAKVWDAVTGEDVLTLAHKHIVKSVNFTQDSNHLLTGGNDKLIRIYDLSKPEAEPQEIPGHTSAIKKALWCNNDKQILSAADDKTVRLWDRNSTEAVRTLSFDMSVSSMEYIPDGEVLVITYGKTIAFYNALSLDLIKTVDAPASIHSASLHPDKEFFVAGGDDFKLYKFDYSTKEELESYKGHFGPVHCVRFSPDGELYASGSEDGTLRLWQTAVGKTYGLWKCILPAEELASEISETPYCTAPEIKA
- the strap gene encoding serine-threonine kinase receptor-associated protein isoform X4; translation: MAMRQTPLTCSGHTRPVVDLAFSGITAYGYFLISACKDGKPMLRQGDTGDWIGTFLGHKGAVWGATLNTEATKAATAAADFTAKVWDAVTGEDVLTLAHKHIVKSVNFTQDSNHLLTGGNDKLIRIYDLSKPEAEPQEIPGHTSAIKKALWCNNDKQILSAADDKTVRLWDRNSTEAVRTLSFDMSVSSMEYIPDGEVLVITYGKTIAFYNALSLDLIKTVDAPASIHSASLHPDKEFFVAGGDDFKLYKFDYSTKEELGKNVGLAGLSQPIVESYKGHFGPVHCVRFSPDGELYASGSEDGTLRLWQTAVGKTYGLWKCILPAEELASEISETPYCTAPEIKA